The Streptomyces kanamyceticus genome window below encodes:
- the hisF gene encoding imidazole glycerol phosphate synthase subunit HisF, translated as MTLAVRVIPCLDVDNGRVVKGVNFQNLRDAGDPVEMAKVYDAEGADELTFLDITASSGNRETTYDVVRRTAEQVFIPLTVGGGVRTAEDVDKLLRAGADKVGVNTAAIARPELIREIAERFGRQVLVLSVDARRTPSGGFEVTTHGGRKSAGIDAVEWAHRAAELGAGEILLNSMDADGTKDGYDIEMISAVRKHVTVPVIASGGAGRLEHFPPAVAAGADAVLAASVFHFGDLRIGEVKEALRGAGHPVR; from the coding sequence ATGACCCTCGCCGTACGCGTCATCCCCTGCCTCGACGTGGACAACGGCCGCGTCGTGAAGGGCGTCAACTTCCAGAACCTGCGGGATGCGGGCGACCCCGTCGAGATGGCCAAGGTGTACGACGCCGAGGGCGCCGACGAGCTCACCTTCCTGGACATCACGGCCTCCTCCGGCAACCGCGAGACGACGTACGACGTGGTCCGCCGCACCGCCGAGCAGGTCTTCATCCCGCTCACGGTCGGCGGCGGCGTGCGCACCGCGGAGGACGTCGACAAGCTGCTCCGCGCGGGCGCCGACAAGGTGGGCGTGAACACGGCCGCCATCGCGCGCCCCGAGCTGATCCGCGAGATCGCGGAGCGGTTCGGGCGCCAGGTGCTCGTGCTCTCGGTGGACGCGAGGCGGACTCCGTCCGGGGGCTTCGAGGTCACCACCCACGGCGGCCGGAAGTCCGCCGGAATCGACGCCGTCGAATGGGCGCACCGCGCCGCCGAGCTCGGCGCGGGCGAGATCCTGCTCAACTCGATGGACGCGGACGGCACCAAGGACGGCTACGACATCGAGATGATCTCGGCGGTCCGCAAGCACGTCACGGTGCCGGTGATCGCCTCGGGCGGCGCGGGCCGCCTGGAGCACTTTCCGCCTGCCGTCGCGGCGGGCGCGGACGCGGTGCTCGCCGCGTCGGTCTTCCACTTCGGGGATCTGCGGATCGGTGAGGTGAAGGAGGCCCTTCGGGGGGCGGGGCATCCCGTTCGCTGA
- a CDS encoding TIGR03085 family metal-binding protein — protein MSTHAKRERLLLADLLEAQGPAAPTLCEGWQTRDLAAHVVVRERRADAAGGLVIKQLAARLERVQAEFAAKPYEELIQLIRTGPPRFSPFSLKQVDEASNAVEFYVHTEDVRRAAPDWTPRELDPVFADALWSRLERTARLVGRKAPTGLVLRRPDGRTVVAHRGTPVVTVTGEPSELLMFVYGRQEVADVALDGDKDAIATLHESKRLGL, from the coding sequence ATGTCGACCCATGCCAAGCGTGAACGACTTCTCCTCGCCGACCTGTTGGAGGCGCAGGGCCCGGCGGCCCCCACCCTGTGCGAGGGCTGGCAGACCCGGGACCTCGCGGCCCACGTGGTGGTGCGCGAGCGCCGCGCGGACGCCGCGGGCGGGCTCGTGATCAAGCAGCTGGCCGCGCGTCTGGAGCGGGTGCAGGCCGAGTTCGCCGCGAAGCCGTACGAGGAACTGATCCAGCTGATCAGGACGGGCCCGCCGCGCTTCTCGCCGTTCTCGCTCAAGCAGGTCGACGAGGCGTCGAACGCCGTCGAGTTCTACGTGCACACCGAGGACGTGCGCAGGGCCGCGCCCGACTGGACGCCGCGCGAACTCGACCCGGTGTTCGCCGACGCCCTGTGGTCCCGTCTGGAGCGCACCGCGCGCCTGGTGGGCCGCAAGGCGCCCACCGGCCTGGTGCTGCGCCGTCCGGACGGCCGGACGGTGGTGGCGCACCGGGGGACGCCGGTGGTGACGGTGACCGGCGAGCCCTCCGAGCTGCTGATGTTCGTGTACGGCAGGCAGGAGGTCGCCGATGTCGCCCTGGACGGCGACAAGGACGCGATCGCCACGCTCCACGAGTCCAAGCGGCTCGGACTCTAG
- a CDS encoding glyoxalase/bleomycin resistance/extradiol dioxygenase family protein, translating into MIKVAMVSVYVDDVAKAQAFYTDVLGFETRTHIDMEDGNLFVTVGAAGAQADLEVLLEPGQGPIAEPYRAALRAADLPCIVFSVDDVRAEHERLGALGVTFPQPPTEQGPLLTAVLDDTVGNLVMLSQPIG; encoded by the coding sequence ATGATCAAAGTAGCCATGGTGAGTGTGTACGTCGACGACGTCGCGAAGGCCCAGGCCTTCTACACGGACGTGCTGGGCTTCGAGACCCGCACGCACATCGACATGGAGGACGGCAACCTGTTCGTCACGGTGGGCGCGGCCGGTGCCCAGGCGGACCTCGAGGTGCTCCTCGAACCGGGCCAGGGGCCGATCGCCGAGCCGTACCGCGCGGCCCTGCGCGCGGCGGACCTGCCGTGCATCGTCTTCTCCGTGGACGACGTGCGCGCCGAGCACGAACGGCTCGGCGCGCTCGGCGTGACGTTCCCCCAGCCGCCGACGGAACAGGGCCCGTTGCTCACCGCGGTGCTCGACGACACGGTCGGCAATCTGGTGATGCTGTCCCAGCCGATCGGCTGA
- a CDS encoding winged helix-turn-helix domain-containing protein, with protein sequence MDDKQPRPAETRRITDVGTLKALGHPLRLKLYGRLRAAGTATASQLAAQVDEAVSLVSYHLRKLAEHGLIEEADAQSGDARERWWRAAQDNLSFRHEDFKDTPEGVAAHSAIIRRLIAHRHEQYETYLDQQTAWGERWREAADQSDFLARLNPAELTSLNAEIHALVRTYEERGKAAEAAGDTAGRENVAVHLASFPFRL encoded by the coding sequence ATGGACGACAAGCAGCCCCGGCCCGCCGAGACCCGCCGGATCACCGACGTCGGGACGCTGAAGGCCCTCGGTCACCCCCTGCGCCTGAAGCTCTACGGCAGGCTGCGGGCGGCGGGCACCGCGACCGCGTCGCAGCTCGCCGCGCAGGTCGACGAGGCCGTATCCCTGGTCAGCTACCACCTGCGCAAGCTCGCTGAGCACGGCCTCATCGAGGAGGCCGACGCGCAAAGCGGCGACGCGCGGGAGCGCTGGTGGCGTGCCGCGCAGGACAACCTGAGCTTCCGCCACGAGGACTTCAAGGACACTCCCGAGGGCGTCGCCGCGCACTCCGCGATCATCCGTCGGCTCATCGCGCACCGCCACGAGCAGTACGAGACCTACCTGGACCAGCAGACGGCGTGGGGTGAGCGGTGGCGCGAGGCGGCCGACCAGTCGGACTTCCTCGCCCGCCTCAACCCCGCCGAGCTCACCTCGCTCAACGCCGAGATCCACGCCCTGGTCAGGACGTACGAGGAGCGGGGCAAGGCCGCCGAGGCGGCCGGTGACACCGCAGGGCGCGAGAACGTCGCCGTACACCTGGCCAGCTTCCCGTTCCGGCTCTGA
- a CDS encoding MFS transporter, with the protein MTATGISLAPATAERPAHRDPNVLRWLSAYTASMIGDSVYFVALSWAAARSGGAAQTGLVLAVGSVPRAVLMLGGGVIADRFGPRRVVIGSDAVRCAVILSVAALLLVTTPGIWLLAVVALVFGAVDALFLPSVGALPPRITAPGQLSRVQGMRGLAQRVATVCSAPLGGLAVAVGGPAAGFGVAGVLFAVSLPLLMAVRLREPAADERAGRADTARRQLADGLRYVRGHRVLAPLVVTIAVSEMGFAGPVNVGLVLLADERGWGAAGMGWILAGFGVGAGAASLLLTVRRRVPRAGLVMSWSVLPGAAALGAFAFAPSVAAGVVAAFFVGLCLGLGGALAGALLQTATDPAYLGRVTSVSSLFTMGIPPLSYPLTGIAIGAWGAGPVFVTGAAVTVAGGVYGLCSRALRRAELPR; encoded by the coding sequence ATGACCGCCACCGGCATATCCCTGGCCCCCGCCACCGCCGAACGCCCCGCCCACCGCGACCCCAACGTCCTGCGCTGGCTGAGCGCCTACACCGCATCGATGATCGGCGACAGCGTCTACTTCGTGGCGCTGTCCTGGGCCGCGGCCCGCAGCGGTGGCGCGGCGCAGACCGGGCTCGTGCTCGCCGTCGGCTCGGTGCCGCGCGCGGTGCTCATGCTCGGCGGGGGCGTCATCGCCGACCGCTTCGGGCCGCGCCGCGTGGTCATCGGCAGCGACGCCGTGCGCTGCGCGGTGATCCTCTCGGTCGCCGCGCTGCTGCTGGTGACCACCCCCGGGATCTGGCTGCTCGCCGTCGTCGCCCTCGTCTTCGGGGCCGTGGACGCGCTCTTCCTGCCGAGTGTCGGCGCCCTGCCGCCGCGCATCACCGCTCCGGGGCAGCTCAGCCGGGTGCAGGGGATGCGCGGGCTCGCCCAGCGCGTGGCCACCGTGTGCTCGGCGCCGCTCGGCGGCCTCGCGGTCGCGGTGGGCGGGCCCGCGGCGGGGTTCGGGGTGGCCGGGGTACTGTTCGCCGTGTCCCTGCCGCTGCTCATGGCCGTACGGCTGCGGGAGCCCGCCGCCGACGAACGGGCGGGCCGCGCGGACACCGCGCGGCGCCAACTGGCCGACGGGCTGCGGTACGTGCGCGGCCACCGCGTCCTCGCCCCGCTGGTGGTCACGATCGCGGTGAGCGAGATGGGCTTCGCCGGACCCGTCAACGTGGGCCTCGTGCTGCTCGCCGACGAGCGCGGCTGGGGCGCGGCCGGGATGGGGTGGATCCTCGCGGGCTTCGGCGTGGGCGCGGGGGCCGCGTCGCTGCTGCTCACCGTGCGGCGCCGGGTGCCGCGTGCGGGGCTCGTGATGTCGTGGTCGGTGCTGCCGGGGGCGGCCGCGCTCGGCGCGTTCGCGTTCGCGCCGTCCGTGGCGGCCGGAGTGGTGGCCGCGTTCTTCGTGGGGCTGTGCCTCGGCCTCGGCGGCGCCCTGGCCGGGGCGCTCCTGCAGACGGCCACCGACCCCGCCTACCTGGGCCGCGTCACCTCGGTGAGCAGCCTCTTCACCATGGGCATACCGCCGCTCAGCTACCCCCTCACGGGGATCGCGATCGGCGCCTGGGGCGCGGGCCCCGTATTCGTCACGGGAGCGGCGGTCACCGTGGCGGGCGGGGTGTACGGACTCTGCTCCCGCGCCCTGCGCCGCGCCGAACTCCCGCGCTGA
- a CDS encoding RidA family protein: MSDVVRRVNSGGPWEDAFGYSRAVELPGGLVLVSGCTSVVNGSIDAGTPYEQTVNAFQVAFDALKKLGLGREHVVRTRMYLTHARDVDDVGRAHKELFDDVRPAASMLIVSGFVDPSLVVEVEVEAYRPSGGTA; encoded by the coding sequence ATGAGCGACGTCGTACGCCGGGTGAACTCGGGCGGCCCGTGGGAGGACGCCTTCGGCTACTCCCGCGCCGTCGAACTGCCGGGCGGCCTCGTCCTGGTGTCCGGCTGCACCTCCGTGGTGAACGGCTCCATAGACGCGGGCACGCCCTACGAGCAGACGGTCAACGCCTTCCAGGTCGCCTTCGACGCCCTGAAGAAGCTGGGCCTCGGCCGCGAGCACGTGGTGCGCACCCGCATGTACCTCACGCACGCGCGCGACGTCGACGACGTGGGCCGCGCCCACAAGGAGCTCTTCGACGACGTGCGCCCCGCCGCCTCGATGCTCATCGTCTCCGGCTTCGTCGACCCCAGCCTGGTCGTCGAGGTCGAGGTGGAGGCGTACCGGCCTTCGGGAGGCACGGCATGA
- a CDS encoding anthranilate synthase component I, translated as MDLETFRKLAADRRVLPVSRRLLADGDTPVGLYRKLAAERPGTFLLESAENGRTWSRYSFVGVRSAATLTVRDGEAHWLGTPPVGVPTSGDPLAALRATVELLHTPRDLAAGMPPFTGGMVGYLGYDIVRRLEKIGPGERDDLKLPELTMLLTSDLAVLDHWDGSVLLIANAINHNDLDTGVDEAYADAVARLDAMEADLSRPVSQPPAALPPSELPEYTALWGGEQYQEAVEDIKERIRAGEAFQVVPSQRFETPCTASALDVYRVLRATNPSPYMYLFRFDGFDVVGSSPEALVKVEDGRAMVHPIAGTRHRGATPQEDQALADELLADPKERAEHLMLVDLGRNDLGRVCEPGSVEVVDFMSIEKYSHVMHIVSTVTGQVADGRTAFDVLTACFPAGTLSGAPKPRAMQIIDELEPSRRGLYGGCVGYLDFAGDSDTAIAIRTALLREGTAYVQAGAGVVADSDPVAEDTECRNKAAAVLRAIHTANRLHARSGREG; from the coding sequence ATGGACCTCGAGACCTTCCGCAAGCTGGCGGCCGACCGCCGCGTGCTCCCCGTCAGCCGCAGGCTCCTCGCGGACGGCGACACCCCCGTCGGCCTCTACCGCAAGCTCGCCGCCGAGCGTCCCGGCACCTTCCTCCTGGAATCCGCGGAGAACGGCCGCACCTGGTCCCGCTACTCCTTCGTCGGCGTCCGCAGCGCCGCCACCCTCACCGTCCGCGACGGCGAGGCCCACTGGCTCGGCACCCCGCCCGTCGGCGTCCCCACGTCGGGCGACCCGCTCGCCGCGCTGCGCGCCACCGTCGAACTGCTGCACACCCCGCGCGACCTGGCCGCCGGGATGCCGCCCTTCACCGGCGGCATGGTCGGCTACCTCGGCTACGACATCGTGCGCCGCCTGGAGAAGATCGGCCCGGGGGAGCGGGACGACCTGAAACTCCCCGAGCTGACGATGCTCCTCACCAGCGACCTCGCCGTCCTGGACCACTGGGACGGCTCGGTCCTGCTGATCGCCAACGCGATCAACCACAACGACCTCGACACCGGCGTCGACGAGGCGTACGCCGACGCGGTCGCCCGCCTCGACGCCATGGAGGCCGACCTCTCCCGGCCCGTCTCCCAGCCCCCTGCCGCCCTGCCGCCCTCCGAGCTGCCCGAGTACACCGCGCTGTGGGGCGGCGAGCAGTACCAGGAGGCCGTCGAGGACATCAAGGAGCGCATCCGGGCCGGTGAGGCCTTCCAGGTCGTGCCCTCGCAGCGGTTCGAAACGCCGTGCACGGCAAGCGCGTTGGACGTCTACCGGGTGCTGCGGGCGACCAACCCCTCGCCGTACATGTACCTCTTCCGCTTCGACGGATTCGACGTGGTCGGCTCCTCGCCCGAGGCCCTCGTCAAGGTCGAGGACGGGCGCGCCATGGTGCACCCCATCGCGGGGACCCGGCACCGGGGCGCCACCCCGCAGGAGGACCAGGCGCTCGCCGACGAACTGCTCGCCGACCCCAAGGAGCGCGCCGAGCACCTCATGCTCGTCGACCTGGGCCGCAACGACCTGGGCAGGGTCTGCGAGCCGGGCTCCGTCGAGGTCGTCGACTTCATGTCCATCGAGAAGTACTCGCACGTCATGCACATCGTGTCGACGGTCACCGGACAGGTCGCCGACGGACGCACCGCCTTCGACGTGCTCACCGCCTGCTTCCCGGCAGGCACCCTCTCCGGTGCCCCCAAGCCCCGCGCGATGCAGATCATCGACGAGCTGGAGCCGTCCCGGCGCGGCCTGTACGGCGGCTGCGTCGGCTACCTCGACTTCGCGGGCGACTCCGACACCGCGATCGCCATCCGCACCGCCCTGCTCCGCGAGGGCACGGCATACGTGCAGGCCGGAGCGGGTGTGGTCGCCGACTCCGACCCCGTCGCCGAGGACACCGAGTGCCGCAACAAGGCCGCCGCCGTACTGCGCGCCATCCACACGGCGAACCGGCTGCACGCGCGTTCGGGCCGTGAGGGATAG
- the hisI gene encoding phosphoribosyl-AMP cyclohydrolase: MTSVPPPSSSLDPEIAARLKRSADGLVPAIAQQYDTGEVLMLGWMDDEALHRTLTTGRCTYWSRSRQEYWVKGDTSGHFQYVKEVALDCDADTVLVQVDQVGAACHTGTRTCFDSDVLPVSPAPAPGQ; the protein is encoded by the coding sequence ATGACCAGCGTTCCCCCGCCCAGCAGCAGCCTCGACCCGGAGATCGCCGCGCGCCTGAAGCGCAGCGCCGACGGGCTCGTCCCCGCCATCGCCCAGCAGTACGACACCGGTGAGGTGCTGATGCTCGGCTGGATGGACGACGAGGCACTGCATCGCACCCTCACCACAGGACGCTGCACCTACTGGTCGCGCAGCCGCCAGGAGTACTGGGTCAAGGGCGACACCTCGGGCCACTTCCAGTACGTCAAGGAGGTGGCCCTTGACTGCGACGCGGACACCGTCCTCGTCCAGGTCGACCAGGTCGGCGCGGCCTGCCACACGGGCACCCGCACCTGCTTCGACTCCGACGTGCTTCCCGTGTCCCCCGCGCCCGCGCCCGGTCAGTAG